TGTACATTCTGGTATACACATTTTGCATACATTCCAAAGTGACCAGAGATACTCAGTATTCACATTTGTGAAAGTAGACCCAAGTTCAGCATCTGCTTTATGTTGGATAGTGCTTCCCCTCCTAACAAAATGAAAATAGTACTTGTTAActtaaatattttcataaatttGTATCTTTCCTGCATAGCTGGGAAGTTCCGTGAGCAGACAGAAACACCAATTTAGTCTTTGGGTGACCCCATTTTGCCGCTGTACTGATTTGACCATGAAGTTCAATATTAGAGGGAATAAACAGGGGTCCTGTAAGGAATAATGGGGAATTATTGGGAATTATTACCTGCCACCATCCAAATCTCCATCTGTAGGATTCTGTAAACTCTGAGAGGTTTAAGCAGGCTAATTTCCCTGTTTGTTTCTCTTTTAACTCTCACTCTCTGCCTTTTAATTGATCTTCAAGGTGGCTTTACAATAGATTACAAGAAAAATGGCTTCAGCTGGGCTATTGCTCCTGGTTCATCGTTCCAGGGTGAAACATTTAAGAGAGTTGCTAGGAACACCAAGACCTCCCCTCCAGCTCTCAGGACTTCTGACTACTGTTGCTGCTCTCCATATGAAGGCCAGAGTGAGCCCCTTCAGGAAGTGTACTGCCAAGCAGTACTAGTTCTGTCTCCAGGGGGTGGGACTTGCCTTAATTGTATACAAAAAGATCAAATACGAATGAAGGGGCCGCCCTGAAGATAACCCACAAACCACAACTGGTCAGAATTCAGCAGTACAACTATTATCAGACCAGCTGCAGGGAAGATAGGTTGCCCCTTTTGAATctgctgcattggctgccagtctgTTACCAAGTTCAATTCACGGTGTTGGTTATGACCTTTAACGCCCTTTACAACCTGATGTAGATCCACATAgttgaaggactgtctcctttGATATGTTCTTATGCACCAACTACAGTCCTCGGGCAGCCATTTGCTGGCTACCCCACCATGTAGGGTGGCTCATGTGGTATTGATCAGAGTCTGGGCCTTTTCCATCATAGCTTCtgttctgtggaatgggctccctgaagaggtgagaTGAGCCCCATCcctggaaatctccaggaaatctccaggaagcACTGCAAGAAttctttgccagggcttttgagggggtgtgaagggcaggcatcttttaagagGGGAAGCTTGTAATTTGTTATTTTACTTTGGTTTCAGTTGGATATGTTTTTTTAATCattattgtaagctgccctgaaccccatggaaagatgggatatatgttttaataaataaacaagttcAGATAAACTGAAAATGTCAGTGCAGGCAACACTCTTAAAATGCCTAACCCCTAAAAGGCTTGGTGATATGTCTTTACCAGCCTTCtaaaacaaaaagagaaatgaATAGGCATACCGTGGCAGCTGCGGGGAGAGAATATATTGCAGGGTTTGGGGGGATACTACCAAATAAGGCCTGTTGTGAATAGAAAATAACCTGTAGTATACTACAAATTTAGCATGCTTGACAAGACACCCCCCCATAGTGTGCTAACATTTGGTTCTGATCTTATCAAATACCTAGCTCTACTGTATCACTTAAACCTAAAGGTGAAATGATACTTGAGTTTCCATATTCATATACACAGTTTGAAGTATTCTGTCCACTGTTATTCAAGAGATTTTCAGTATAGTTTAGTACTAACCTTTTTGTACCACATGTAAAAGTAATTCCTTGCCTCACTTATTCATACAGCATCCTGTGATGTAACTTGGTAACTTCAGCTAAGAGCCTGTTCTCTCAAACCAGAGACTGGCAAGGCAAGTAGCCTGGTAACTGCACTAGCAGGTCTTTGGGAGCCTGGAGAAAAGCAATCCTCACAGCAGAGGCTGCTGGCTTCAAGCTGTTCTCCACCCACTGCCGCTTTGACCTGTTGTATCCACCTGTGTGCCCTTACGTGCCAGTTCAGGGCAAACGACTCGACCCAAGGCATACCACCGCTCTGACTGCTGCACTTTAGTTTCCTTCATGGAGCTACAGGCCTGAAGTGGAATATAAAAGATGATCCAGAAATTATTTGTTGAAGTATTTTTTGCAAGTGCTACCCAACTCTTTCCCCTTAACTGTGATGATTCAGCACTAAAAGTTGATTTGCAGGAATCTAAGCAAATTATCAGATTTTACAAGTaattgcacatgtgcagaaaCCTGGATAACCAATCCTGTCTTTGTATTTTCGCTTGTAGCACAATCACAGCTTTGTGACTTTGGACCAATGTTTGATCTTCTTGAAAAAAATCCAGGCTGATGTACTAATGATCATGTGAGTGAATTACTGATGTAACCAGAACCTGCTCTTTCTTGCACCACCTTCTCTCAATAAAAAAAGCCATTGCTTCAGTGATCTGCCCTAAGAATAAGCCTAAGTACAGTCTTTTAAAGAAGTAAAACGGGGGTACCTAAGCCTTTAGTGTAAAATGTATGGCACGTTAAAAACTGCTCGGTACAGCTGCCCTGAATCAGTCCCTTTAGTGACAATGTAAACAACAAGAACAATGCAAGTTCCCCACAAATGTAGTGAGATCACCAGGAAACCGTTTATATTTTGCATAATTGCAGCATGTAGATCGTTTTAAAGTTGGAATTTCTTTCTAGAGCACAAGATGGGATTTTTTCCATTGTGTCTGAAGAGATGCCCGTTGTGAAACCCTTGCAAGAGGCATACAAGACCTTCCTAAAAGAGGTGAGAACAGCAGGCTAGCAGCCCTTGCCAGACACTTATTTACGTTGGACTACATGTGCAGCTGTTTCTCTTATATTGGTGCTTTAGAGTGAGGAACCCCCCCCCAACTTGCTATGCATATATTGGGGTGAGAGGGAGAAAAGTGTTGAAGAGGGCTCTGTATATACCAGAAATGTAATTCTGTGGggggtttttaaaaagagctaagcAGATTTATACCCTTTAAACCTGTTGATTGACAAGTGTATGGTGAAATCTTATCCCAGGAGTGTGAGGTAGGGAAAAAAGCAGGATTTCAATGGCAGGGCTTTTAGCATAAAActgaaattattcaggagggcttttgaaACACATGCAGGATGGCTGTGTTGTAATGAAACAGATTGGAACAATGGTTTGATAAAGGggcaggaactgtagactataatactgtatactgtctgttgctgtaaatatgctcctactaggtaatttcttcattgttcaatgtgtcatgttaaattgcttatgctttgtttcagtgttattttagctctgtatcagatttctgcttgttttttcaaAAGTTTTCTGCAATtccataccctgttgtattgtaatctgccttgaatctcagtgagaatggtggattataaataatgtaaataagatAAACAAGTCTTTACATCTGTAATGTGCCAGATCATAGCATTTGGGTTTGACACCTACTGTGAATACGAATCTGGTCAAGAATTCCATAACCCACTGAATGGTTTCTAACCTTGCCATGCCAGATAAGTTACTGAGCCTCTCCTTACAGCCACCCTTGATAGTATTTATTAGTTTCTCTATCAGAATGCTTCAGACACCACTTTCTTTGGAGTCCTGTTCTCATTGTATTCTTCCTTCCCCTTAGCGCTTCCAATATGTCAGTGTATCTGGAAATCACTTTGTCCACTTGAATGAACCGGAAGTTGTGGCTGGGATCATCAGTACCTTCTTAAGTAAAAACGAGGGTCTCAAAGCCAGTCTCTAGCCGGCATCACTATCTTCCCTGCTGACTGCCCAGTGGATGGTTTCTGTAGGAAGACCTATCTCTTACTACTGCTGGAGTGAGGACAACGTTGCTGCTGAACCTCCGATAGGACTCCTCCTTTGGGGCAGAGGACTACCAGATTGCCCTGGGAACAACTGCAAGAATCTTGAACGTCTGTAAAAGTTATGAATGAAATGTAGCCACATCTGCTGTTGCCAATAATGTTCCTTCAAGCAGAAGCAGCACTTCTGCTGCACCTCTGTTgctgcgggcggggggggggcaggcagttACAAACACACGCCTGTTTTTACACAAAGTCTCAGGCAGCTTACTGGTTAATTAATGCACACAGGCTCCATGGGATATCATGAGCTGTGGCTTTGagttatttttactgtttttgctATAGTAGTCGACTTTCGGCTGAAAGCCCAATGTTTAAAACAGATGATAGCTCTTTAATAAAATGAGTATTGGCTTCTAGTGCTGTGTTAAGCACAGGGTTTACCATAACGTTAAAAGGAATTTTAGGAAAGGTACTTCATCAATAGGTTTATCAATCCCATAAAGTGGCATCATTCAAGATCTATGGATGGAGTCAAATATCAAAGGTATTATTCTTGGATTCACAGGAACAGTCTCTTTTTGAATATTGCTTATTGGCCATGTGCACAGCTGTGAGAAACTGCAAGGACAGCATCCACATTTTGCTTTAGTCAAATGAAAAGATGCAAGCAGAAAAGAGTCACACTCTGCTGTTAGCTATAGAATCCTATCTGGCTTCCAGTTCCCTTACAAAGAGAACTTACAAGTCTCCCTTGATAATATCTAGCAACAGAATTGTTTGGTTATCTTTGCCTGTCATGTTCAtctgtccacccccaccccacccctgcataCCTGCAACACGATTATCTACAAGGATCTCACACATGGCCAAATGAATCTTCTCCACCCCTTTACTGTAAGTCACTTCCAATGCTTTCTGGTAGACATCTACACCAGAGATTCAAAAAGAATATTTATTCTTCCTTCCAGCTTACCTGACAGTGTGCTCACATGCACAGATACACCCATCCCCCTCAGTCTTAAAGCCAAAACTGGTGAGACACCTGACATATGCAGGACATgggtcagtttcctgcaaggttccacgggaagtgtagtgagagagaacctctgccagggagaagaagagaatccctcttctccctggcagaggttctttctcgaGGTGGCTTGTCTAGTCCGTTCGGCTCCCTctcgccaccaccaccagctcctcttgctcccctaaaagcactccgcaGCCAGATGAAGCCGAGTGTGCTGGCAGCGGTCAGAGGAAGCTGGCAGTGGTGattggctccttgtccctctcactgctgccagcatgcttggctccctctggctgcagagtgcttttaggggagcaaggggagcgcaCTAGCAGCggtgagagggacaaggagctgatcactgctgccagctccctctgaccgccGCTAGTGCAATCAGCTCCCTCTTGCCGCTGCCAGCGTGCTCAGCTCTCTCTGGTtttggagtgcttttaggggagctggcagcggcaagagggagccaagtggactagatgagacacctagagaaagaacctcaggcagaggttctttctcactacacttcccatgtaACCTTGCAGGAAATCGATGCATGTTCTCCATGCATCAGGCATTTCGTCAGTTTTGGTTCTTGGGAGGCTGGACTCTTTAAATTGTGATTATCCTGAACTGCTCAAAGAAAACAAAGAAccgctggggaggggggggctcatCTTACCCCTTTTGCATTGTATTTTCTCCactttgggggaaactgaaatccTATTGCAAGACTCACCCAACAGAACGGGCAACTCTCTCAAGGAGTGGGAAGGAGGAAGCAacaatttatttagaaaatgtatgtgccGTCTCTCCAGAGACCTCAACAACCACAGTTACTATTACAACCACCGTTACCCTTTACTCTGTTACTGCAACCCATATCCTAGCAGAACCATTGTTCCCCTGAACACCATAGCTCCAACACACTGCTACATAAAACACTCAGCGTACCTGGGCAGCCAATCAGCATATCAACTGTTTTTGGCATTTTGGTAGAAGTTAGCAAAGCAACTATTCTTGTGCATTCTGCTTCCAAGTCTGACGTGTAAGTTATCCAGCAAACCAAGTATACAGCAAATAGGCCAGTGAAGATGGGGAGAAAGGAATAGCAACATTTATTTACAATTTAAAGTCTATAGCTGTTTTATTTCATAGTCAAACAGCATCAGAAATACCCTGGTATGTAATTAGGTGAAATCAAGTTTGTGCCAGGGATATCCAAGAAGGCAGCTCTGCAGAGCTATCGCCGGGTTGCCCATTTGTGATCTGCCAGCATTACACAGCTTGAGCAAAGATGGTTTCATGTTTGGATTCTAGAACTGCCAACTTCATCAGTCACAGTCCAGGGGACAGTGATGGGAAACAAGCAGATATTCAGGTTGGCTTCCCAGAAGCTCCATGAAAACCTTTCTGCCTGTGAACTTCTCAGCGTGGCTCCCCTTCTGTTAGAATCGCCTGGAGATTCAGTATGGCCGGAACTTCCTCTGTGCTCGCATGAGTGCAATTTTCTGTTTGTCCTCTTCAAATTTCTTCCTCAGCTGGGCTATGtctgaaagacacagaaagaagaAACTGAAACAGAAGGCGAGGTGAATGAAACCCCCAGGGATCTAGTCTGTCAAGCATTTTTACAAACAACTTTGTTCTAGAAGAATTCTCCCTGGAGTTTTCAAGTGTTACAACGATTCTGTGTTCTGGAATCATTCTCTCTTGTACACCCTTTCTATTATCCCCTGTTAGGAATGCTGTGAAGCCTTCATGAGGGATTCAAATCTTGTAATTCATCCTGTGATGAAGATTCAACCTCAGGCTGCCCACCATGAGTCCGGGACAGGTTCTGCCAAGACTGAGCAAGTGGACAGCCTGAATGGGGTTATGCTTCTTTGCTCCTGACTTCTTTACCGCTGGTCACCAGCTGGTGAAACAGAAGTCCATACTTTGGGGAGTGTTTATAATGAGTTAGCTTTTAACCATCTGAATGTGCATCACAGTGCCTATAACCTGTATTGTACTGTCTTCAGACAAAAGCCCAACTTTAcacaattaaaaaagaaacaagaaatgcAATGGAAGACTTGTAGCTAAAAATCCTGATTTTTTCTACAAAGCGTCCTGCAATCTATCTTCATCTTAATAAATCACAATCCAAAGACAGCAGCTCTTTTTATTCAGGTGCTTACATTTCTGCCAAGTGTCAAGTTGACATGGAAAAACCACATTATGAAAGCAGCTCTGGTTCTACACTCCAGCTCCTTCCATTCTATCCAAACCAAATGCCACTGAACTGAGGTGGATGAAACGTTACTCACGCTCCCTCTTAGTCTCACGATGCTGCCAAGCATAGAAGTTGAGGAGCTCCTTGCGTGCTCTCTTGCGCTTCTCTCTCTCCAGCGCCCGCAAGTTGACTGCCTCAGTCCGTGGAAGTCCAGGCCTTCGACCTTTTCTTGTCACCTTCACCCACCCATCCTCATCTGGGATACCATCTTCATTTTCAGCTTTTGCATCTTCCTGTGTCAATGAAAGAAACAAGAAATGAGAAGACTGGGAAAGAAAAAGTGTTGTTCCAGCCTGTGGGGAAAGGGCTGTTTAGATTTCACAGCTGGCTCCTAAATCCAGAAACTCTTTACAATCCAGAGTGTATTCTGCTTGAATTTCAGAGCTCTCAAGTGAAGGAATCCTagcagtagcccctttaagaagGTGGCCAGAAAAGGGCTTGCTAAGTGTTGTGCTACCAGGAAATATTATCAATGTGATTCTTCAAATCTTCTCGTTCTAGACTCACCATAGATGTCTACCCTCCGTGTAGGAAGGTCAAAGACACTACTGTAGTAATATACTGAAGAACATCCATGGTTTAAGGGAAGCCTGTGGCACAGTTAACACAACTGCAACTACAGCAATTCCTACCTCGGCAACCTTCTGGTCATAGGCTTGCATGAAAACATCCACCTCTTTCTTCAACTCAGCAGGATCCACAACGGAAGCAGTATACCTGGCAATCCATTCTGAGACAAAGAAGAAAACTGGCAACTACTACAAACATCCTCAACAAGTTATGCAAAGAAAAGACTGGAAACCTGACAGGCTCTTGTTCATGCAGCTTAACCTATGGACCCAACTGGAGGGGGCAAATAAAAGAGTTTCAGTGACTACTGCTGGTAGGAATTGAATTGCAACTTATGTGATATGAATGCCTGCCTGTGCCTGCTGGTGGACAAGAACCACCAATATTGCAGgagccagcatcttgtttcagcTGAGCCCCGAGCCAATACTTGCACAACCTACCATGCCAGAGACCCCTAtagccaggggtgtgtgtgtgtgtgttacaccaCCAGGCTAACATTGCAGGCACTACAGAATTTGCATGCATAGAGGCCCACTTTAAGCTCTGCTGAGTATGTGCAAAGTTGCATGGATGAGTTCTGTCCCACCAGCATCATAGTTACATCATCAGGTCAATGGTCTGCACAGTATGCAGATAGCTATTCAGAGCTGCTTATCAGATGAAGCCACAGGCAAGAAAATGCAAACTGCCAGGACACACATCCACTTGCCTGACTGAGTTCTATCCTATCACTACATCCAGGTCCATTTCTTAAGATGCTGAGGTTGCTACCCTGCTCTGCAAAGCAAGGGTACAAACAGGGAGGAGAAgttgcatgaagctgccttctgctgaatcagacccttagtccaccaaggtcagtatgGCTGTctaagactggcagcagctctctccagggtctccagcagaggtctttcatatcacctaccacctgatctttTTAGCTGGCGATGtccgggattgaacctgggactttctgcatgccaaataCCTTACCATCTGAACCACAgtgtccaccccccacccctaggCAGGGCATCCTCGTGCTGCCTTGCTTTGCTACTCAAGACTGCAATCTGACAGTGAAATGATGTTGGAGTAAGAGGTTTGAAACTTAATGCCCAAGGATATTGGGGTGGATGATAATCTAATATTGGCCCTGTCGTATTTTTTTAGCAGCCTGACAATGTACTGCAAAGATAAATGAGAGCTCCCCTACAAGCTTGCTttgcacccagtgagcttcatgagtGAAGCACATATTGAACCCCTGCCTCCTCCATCTGTTCATTTGCTGCAGCTTCCTATTTCCCATAACAGAAATGATGCAACTAAGAATTAAATCATTCCCACACCTGCAGGCTGGTGCAAGAAGAAACAGAAATTCTAGGAATCTGCAGCTAACTTACTGTGAATTCCAGTTTGCACAGGATGATTGACAGAAGATATCACCAGGGGCCCTTGTGCTGATAAAGACTGGGCAGCCTGTACACCAGCTGGACTCTTGAACACCACATAGGCCACCTTGAATCCCTAGAAAACAGAGCATTTGTACAGAATAGACTGAAAAAGCCCATTTGCATGCATCCCAAAGAATGAGAAGCTGTACTAAGCACAAACTACAGCTCAAAGTTCCCAACAACTTCCTCCTCAACATGCTTCTACCTTCGTTATTTCCCCAGCTCGTTTGCTCTCTCAACATGCAAATCCCCCAACCAGACACAGTATTCTCTATTTACCAACAATGTCTTAGTGTTGAAGAACTTGGACTCAGTTGCTTCTGGCTTTTCTCCCAGCTTTGGCTTTTCACACATCTCCACGGACTGTACAGAACAGCAGCCAGAGAACAGCCTTGACAAGCATTCCTTCAAGCAAAATAAAGAGTTCAGTACAATCAACGATTATAAAAACTGTGGGAAATTGTCCTGCAGGGCAAGACTATCAGTCTTTCTTCACATGGGATACGATACAGATTCTTGGAAAACAGGCACAttcccagctgatcccagggtATAAAAGTCTTTTCTTAATCACCCTCAGCAGCACACACTGCATACTTTCTTCCATAACATGGCTATAGAGCCATCTCCTACTTGGGCATTTCCATGGGACAGTATATTTGAATTTGAAGAACAGGAAACCATAAAGAGTCACAATCATGTTGACTCGTGCTCACTGTCCACTCTGATTTACAAAAGGGTAGCGTTCTTTCCCTAGAAACCAGCTGATGCAGCCATTCTTAAGTCTTGAATCAAAAGTTCTATAAAGGCTGATATCCTATGCAATTCCATCTATAGCTAGAATTGTATATGAAGACACCAACCTGAAGGGTAGGACTGATCCCACACTGTAGAGAGTAATAACCCAAAACTTCCCCAATCACTATGGGAGCAGCCTGACTTGACAGCTTCCTCTATTGAAGAGAGACGACTAGTGGAGGGAAAGGGTGCCAAGCTCAAAATCAGTGAGGGGTTGCCTCAGGAGGCAAAGTAGGACTTGGTAGAGTAGGGGGTGCATATGGTGAGGTAGTTTGAGTGCATCAAGGTGAGCAGAAACAGCTGCAGCTGAGGAAAGAAAAACTGTGAGGGAATGGGTGGATTTCTGAAGGAGCCTTGTGTAGAAGCATGAAGGAAGAGGGGAAGCGGGTCTGGAGGCTTTGGGTGGGGAATGCGGGGGCTCCATATGTAAGTATAAATCCTGTCTTCAAAGTTAACTGTGGAACCTGTggtttttggaagaaaaggtggcTGAGTGGTGGCATGAGGCAAAAAAGTGTGCATGGCATGGAGAAAGATGACAAACATTACTTTTTTCATAGTACTGGACTTCAGGGTCACCGTGAGGAAACTGACTGGAAATAgtttcaagacagacaaaagaagTACTTCACACAACAGGCATTTAGTCACCGCCACAAGATGTGGTGATGGTCACTGGTTCAAAGGAATTTAAAAGGTGTTgaacagactgaaatggatctaCGACTGGCTATTAGCTATGATGGCTGTATGACGCCTTTTGGTTGAGAGGCAGAATCCCTCTGATTATCAGGTGCTGGGGAGCAGCCAACAGGTAAGGGCTGTGGTCTGTAGGGCCTGCTTGTGAACTTCCTTCTGAATGGCCATTGTTGGAAAGGATGCATGATTGAAAGGACCATTGAATGGCTATTCCTAGGTTCTTACCAGAACAAGGAGGCAGAAACGACTGCCCCGTCAGACTGTAGGACTGACataacagttgtaattctgaatgttctttcacttaAAAAGCTCCTTGAAAACAGAAAACTGGTACAGCCAAGGTAAGCAGAGCAGAAACTTTCTccttgctgtgctagttttctgttcaCCTAGTTTTAAAATGAAGGAGCTTTCAAAACTGAAATCTACCTACAATCTACCATGGTGCAATCCATTCTGCCCTTATAATCTTCTACACCTCATTCTCATGTATGTGTTAACTAGCGACCCATCTCACTGACAACAAAGAGGAACTCTGCCGCTCATGCTCAGAGCTCTCTGGTAATCTCCCCTCAACATCCTACTCCCCACAAACCCTACCTGTGCAGTTGCACCTTCAGCTGCAATTTGCAAATGCAAACTGCAAACCCATGTTGCCCTGAACACCTTCTAAGATATGGTGCTGTGTGGCTTTTGCCTGCCTGCTGAGCCAGCCAAGTCTCATCCAGGCAGCTGAAAGGAGTAGGTTGTGTGAGAATATAGGTGTTATGAGGGGTCCTCATCCTTGAATTCTGGACTGGGTGTCAGACTTGCTAAGATGGTTCCTGCATTCAATAGCCAGAACAACACATGGTCTaaccacactctctctctcttcacaaGACCATTTTCTTTCTGGAGCACTGCTAAATAAATTATAATGTTTGTATCCCCTGTTCTAGTTAGAAAGTAATACCCTCCTTCCATATAAGCTCACCTCTGTGCAATATGGTGGGACATTGAGGATGAAAAGCGTACGGTTTGGAGGTCTGTAAGGATCTGTATTCTCCCTGACTTTGTGCTCCTTCACATAGAGGTAGTGAGGAGATTGATGCTTTTCAGAGAATTTCACTGGTATAGCTAAAAGAAGCAAAGGACATTTTGTAAGCAACAGACCATGACCAGGAGAACCCTTTGAGTTGCATCAAAAATAATAAGACCTGACTTCATTTAATAATGTTCAATGATTTTAACAAGTAAACCTTTCCCAAGTTACTATCCTGTAATTTTCTATAACATCCAGTAGTACTGTACATTCAAAACTACAGTGTTATCTCTGTAGTGAAATTCCCTTAtccaaaagatttttttccttttagaagaTTGAGGCTGGTTG
The Eublepharis macularius isolate TG4126 chromosome 9, MPM_Emac_v1.0, whole genome shotgun sequence genome window above contains:
- the RRP7A gene encoding ribosomal RNA-processing protein 7 homolog A, which produces MATSKRKHVKGGTSVAPTGYTAIPVKFSEKHQSPHYLYVKEHKVRENTDPYRPPNRTLFILNVPPYCTEECLSRLFSGCCSVQSVEMCEKPKLGEKPEATESKFFNTKTLLGFKVAYVVFKSPAGVQAAQSLSAQGPLVISSVNHPVQTGIHKWIARYTASVVDPAELKKEVDVFMQAYDQKVAEEDAKAENEDGIPDEDGWVKVTRKGRRPGLPRTEAVNLRALEREKRKRARKELLNFYAWQHRETKREHIAQLRKKFEEDKQKIALMRAQRKFRPY